A portion of the Pseudomonas sp. PSE14 genome contains these proteins:
- a CDS encoding FAD-binding oxidoreductase — MNAALNPATPAPERAKSYYSASLNEETHYPTLQGEVNVDIAIIGGGFTGVATAVELAERGYKVAIVETNKVGWGASGRNGGQVTGSLSGDAAMSKQMRQWLGDDVDDFIWHLRWRGHEIIKSRVEKYGIQCDLKFGHLHAAMKPSHMDELKASYEEAKRRGMGDEISLLDGAGVRAHLESDLYCGAIKNTRNMHLHPLNLCIGEAKAAASLGALIFEHSEVLDIIHGPRPAVVTSGGRINAAQVMLAGDVYHKLERKQLKGMIFPAMGGIVTTKPLGELAKRINPQDLAVYDCRFVLDYYRMTGDGRLLFGGGANYSGRDSRDIAGELRPCIERTFPALKGVDIEFQWSCAMGIVMNRIPQLGKLSENVWYCQGYSGHGVATTHIMGEIMATAMTGDLEKFDTFAQCKHIRVPMGDVFGNPMLAAGMWYYQMMEKLR, encoded by the coding sequence ATGAACGCCGCACTGAACCCCGCCACCCCCGCCCCCGAGCGCGCGAAGTCCTACTACTCCGCCAGCCTCAACGAGGAAACCCACTACCCCACGTTGCAAGGCGAGGTGAACGTCGACATCGCCATCATCGGCGGCGGCTTCACCGGCGTCGCCACCGCCGTGGAGCTGGCCGAGCGTGGCTACAAGGTGGCCATCGTCGAGACCAACAAGGTCGGCTGGGGCGCCAGCGGGCGCAACGGCGGACAGGTCACGGGCAGCCTCTCGGGCGATGCCGCCATGAGCAAGCAGATGCGCCAGTGGCTGGGCGACGACGTCGACGACTTCATCTGGCACCTGCGCTGGCGCGGCCACGAGATCATCAAGAGCCGCGTGGAGAAATACGGCATCCAGTGCGACCTGAAATTCGGCCACCTGCACGCGGCCATGAAGCCCTCGCACATGGACGAACTGAAAGCTTCCTATGAAGAAGCCAAGCGCCGTGGCATGGGCGACGAGATCAGCCTGCTGGACGGCGCCGGCGTGCGTGCGCACCTGGAGTCCGATCTCTACTGCGGCGCCATCAAGAACACCCGCAACATGCACCTGCACCCGCTCAACCTGTGCATCGGCGAGGCCAAGGCCGCCGCCAGCCTGGGCGCGCTGATCTTCGAGCATTCCGAGGTGCTGGACATCATCCACGGCCCACGTCCGGCGGTGGTCACCTCGGGCGGGCGGATCAACGCCGCACAGGTGATGCTGGCCGGCGACGTCTACCACAAGCTCGAACGCAAGCAGCTCAAGGGCATGATCTTCCCTGCCATGGGCGGCATCGTCACCACCAAGCCGCTGGGCGAACTGGCCAAGCGCATCAACCCGCAGGACCTGGCCGTCTACGACTGCCGCTTCGTGCTCGACTACTACCGCATGACCGGCGACGGCCGCCTGCTGTTCGGCGGCGGCGCCAACTACTCCGGTCGCGACTCCCGCGACATCGCCGGTGAACTGCGCCCGTGCATCGAGCGCACCTTCCCGGCGCTCAAGGGCGTGGACATCGAGTTCCAGTGGAGCTGCGCCATGGGCATCGTGATGAATCGCATCCCGCAGTTGGGCAAGCTGTCGGAGAACGTCTGGTACTGCCAGGGCTACTCCGGCCACGGTGTGGCCACCACCCACATCATGGGCGAGATCATGGCCACGGCGATGACCGGCGACCTGGAGAAGTTCGACACCTTCGCCCAGTGCAAGCACATCCGCGTGCCCATGGGCGACGTGTTCGGCAACCCGATGCTGGCGGCGGGGATGTGGTACTACCAGATGATGGAGAAGTTGCGCTGA
- a CDS encoding glutamine synthetase family protein, which yields MNFASVQEAQDFLAQNPDIEMVELFILDANGVPRGKLLHREELLAVYQSGRPLPSTILGLTIHGEDVEDSGLVWDVGDIDCRAYPLAGSLVRLPWRQIPTAAVQVSMHPEEGKPADIADPRHVLIHVIDGLKAAGYHPVMACELEFYLLDAKRDANGRPQPALDADGGRPRATQVYGLRELEQIEPFLADLYAACKAQGIPARTAISEYAPGQVEITLEHGDALTAMDQAVRYKRLVKGVAHKHGMQACFMAKPFDDLAGTGMHMHVSLADAEGNNLFASEDPAGTPLLRQSVGGMLKSLLDSLLLFCPNANSYRRFQANSYAPLAPTWGCDNRTVSLRVPGGPAHTRHVEHRICGADANPYLAAAAILAGIHRGISEAIDPGAPVEGNGYAQAKELLPTDWLTSLRALERSSWARDALGHEFLGVYLKVKQAEYRQFMGEVGEQDWRWYLTQA from the coding sequence ATGAATTTCGCCTCCGTGCAAGAAGCCCAGGATTTCCTGGCCCAGAACCCCGACATCGAAATGGTCGAGCTGTTCATCCTCGACGCCAACGGCGTGCCGCGCGGCAAGCTGCTGCACCGCGAGGAACTGCTCGCCGTGTACCAGTCCGGCCGGCCGCTGCCCAGCACCATCCTCGGCCTCACGATCCATGGCGAGGATGTGGAGGATTCCGGGCTGGTCTGGGACGTCGGCGACATCGACTGCCGCGCCTATCCGCTGGCCGGCAGCCTGGTGCGCCTGCCCTGGCGGCAGATTCCCACGGCGGCGGTGCAGGTCAGCATGCACCCCGAGGAAGGCAAGCCGGCGGACATCGCCGACCCGCGCCACGTGCTGATCCATGTGATCGACGGCCTCAAGGCCGCCGGCTACCACCCGGTGATGGCCTGCGAGTTGGAGTTCTACCTGCTGGACGCCAAGCGCGACGCCAACGGCCGCCCCCAACCGGCGCTGGACGCCGACGGCGGCCGCCCGCGCGCCACCCAGGTCTATGGCCTGCGCGAGCTGGAGCAGATCGAGCCGTTCCTCGCCGACCTCTATGCCGCCTGCAAGGCCCAGGGTATCCCGGCGCGCACGGCGATTTCCGAGTACGCGCCGGGCCAGGTGGAGATCACCCTGGAGCACGGCGACGCCCTCACCGCCATGGACCAGGCCGTGCGCTACAAGCGCCTGGTCAAAGGCGTGGCGCACAAGCACGGCATGCAGGCCTGCTTCATGGCCAAGCCGTTCGACGACCTGGCCGGCACCGGCATGCACATGCATGTTTCCCTGGCCGATGCCGAAGGCAACAACCTGTTCGCCAGCGAAGACCCGGCCGGCACCCCGCTGCTGCGCCAATCCGTGGGCGGCATGCTGAAGAGCCTGCTCGACTCGCTGCTGCTGTTCTGCCCCAACGCCAACTCCTACCGCCGTTTCCAGGCCAACAGCTATGCGCCGCTGGCGCCGACCTGGGGCTGCGACAACCGTACCGTCAGCCTGCGCGTACCGGGCGGCCCGGCGCATACCCGGCATGTGGAGCACCGCATCTGCGGCGCCGATGCGAACCCCTACCTGGCGGCCGCCGCCATTCTCGCCGGCATTCATCGTGGCATCAGCGAGGCCATCGATCCGGGTGCGCCGGTGGAAGGCAACGGCTATGCCCAGGCCAAGGAGCTGCTGCCCACCGACTGGCTCACCTCGCTACGCGCGCTGGAGCGCTCCAGCTGGGCGCGGGATGCGCTGGGGCATGAGTTCCTCGGCGTCTACCTGAAGGTCAAGCAGGCCGAATACCGCCAGTTCATGGGCGAGGTCGGCGAGCAGGATTGGCGCTGGTATCTGACGCAGGCGTGA
- a CDS encoding MoaD/ThiS family protein encodes MCRIVFAPSIQRHVALEERELSAPTLKAALEMVFAEAPALRGYLLDDQGGLRRHLTIFIDGLRLRDRARLSDALAADSEVYVVQALSGG; translated from the coding sequence ATGTGCCGTATCGTCTTCGCCCCCTCGATCCAGCGCCACGTTGCGCTGGAGGAGCGCGAGCTGTCGGCGCCGACGCTGAAGGCGGCGCTGGAGATGGTATTCGCCGAGGCGCCGGCCCTGCGCGGCTACCTGCTGGACGACCAGGGCGGGCTGCGCCGGCACCTGACGATCTTCATCGACGGCCTGCGCCTGCGCGATCGCGCCCGCCTGAGCGATGCGCTGGCGGCGGATAGCGAGGTCTATGTGGTGCAGGCCCTGAGCGGCGGCTGA
- a CDS encoding exo-alpha-sialidase, with the protein MDDRLLVATRKGLFTFQRDVNGWQETRREFLGEPLSVVLADPRDDTLYAALNLGHFGCKLWRQRPGEDWQEVAVPVYPPQPDPLPTPKEGDAPPAPWTLQQIWCLETGGASEPGVLWAGTIPGGLFRSADGGDSWELNRPLWDRPERARWFGGGYDWPGIHSVSVDPRDSRHLTVGVSCGGVWQSDDGGASWRNTTVGMYADYMPPELREDGAIQDPHRLVQCPAQPDRLWVQHHNGIFTSTDGGARWHDVQAEPSSFGFAVAVHPTQPDTAWFVPAVQDVCRVPVDGRFVVTRTRDGGASFEVLDSGLPQGPAFDLVYRHGLAVDDEGTCVAMGSTTGGLWLSENGGDHWQCLSANLPPIYCVRFG; encoded by the coding sequence ATGGATGATCGATTGCTGGTGGCGACCCGCAAGGGGTTGTTCACCTTTCAGCGTGACGTGAATGGCTGGCAGGAAACGCGTCGCGAGTTCCTGGGCGAGCCCCTGAGCGTGGTGCTGGCCGACCCCCGCGATGACACCCTGTATGCCGCGCTCAACCTCGGTCACTTCGGCTGCAAGCTGTGGCGCCAGCGGCCCGGCGAGGACTGGCAGGAAGTCGCCGTACCGGTCTACCCGCCGCAGCCCGACCCGCTGCCAACGCCGAAGGAGGGCGACGCTCCCCCCGCGCCCTGGACCCTGCAGCAGATCTGGTGCCTGGAAACCGGTGGCGCCAGCGAGCCGGGCGTGCTCTGGGCCGGGACCATTCCCGGCGGACTGTTCCGCAGCGCGGATGGCGGCGACAGCTGGGAGCTGAACCGCCCATTGTGGGACCGCCCCGAGCGCGCCCGCTGGTTCGGCGGTGGCTACGACTGGCCGGGCATCCATTCGGTCAGCGTCGACCCGCGCGATAGCCGGCACCTGACGGTCGGCGTGTCCTGCGGCGGCGTCTGGCAGAGCGACGACGGTGGCGCCAGCTGGCGCAACACCACGGTGGGCATGTACGCCGACTACATGCCGCCGGAGCTGCGCGAGGACGGCGCCATCCAGGACCCGCACCGCCTGGTGCAGTGCCCGGCACAACCGGACCGCCTGTGGGTGCAGCACCACAATGGCATCTTCACCTCCACCGATGGTGGCGCGCGCTGGCACGACGTGCAGGCCGAACCTTCCAGCTTCGGTTTCGCCGTGGCGGTGCACCCGACCCAACCGGATACCGCCTGGTTCGTGCCGGCGGTGCAGGATGTCTGCCGGGTGCCGGTGGACGGCCGCTTCGTGGTCACCCGCACCCGCGATGGTGGTGCCAGCTTCGAGGTGCTGGACAGCGGTCTGCCGCAGGGCCCGGCCTTTGACCTGGTGTATCGCCACGGCCTGGCGGTGGACGACGAGGGCACCTGTGTGGCGATGGGTTCCACCACCGGCGGCCTGTGGCTGTCGGAGAACGGCGGCGACCATTGGCAGTGCCTGTCGGCCAACCTGCCGCCGATCTATTGCGTGCGCTTCGGCTGA
- a CDS encoding RimK family protein: MSSLHTNFQQKFNSSALSVIADATAEPPSARNSSQILIIVERKEDWASYIPSEDMLSAREYLEDSHQFEQGKRIQVINLCRNYKYLGHGYYCSLLAEARGHKVIPSVRTLSELAKKSLYGLALDDLEKSLEKALAQHPCASTDGFTLSLYFGRTDLEPLQEIARQLFEAFPCPILLVDFRRTDAWHIAGIRAGALHKLRGSQEDAFADALDGFSRRIWRQPNSRRLARYDMAILHNPAETLPPSNALALENFIRVGGKLGIDIELIEKKDYARLAEYDALLIRETTHVDDHTYRFAKKAESEGLIVMDDPTSILRCTNKVYLTDLLRSHGLGMPDTEILYKDNPQELERVGQRLGFPLVLKIPDGCFSRGVYKVENVQQLHSVSTELFEHSVLLLAQEFLYTDYDWRIGILNRKPIYACQYFMSRGHWQIVNHKAGGEVIGECRTLPVQDAPRAVVELAQKTASLIGDGLYGVDLKEVGGEVVVIEVNDNPNLDAGIEDACLRDDLYRQVLEEFIRRLELKRRGQAR, from the coding sequence ATGTCTTCGCTACACACCAACTTCCAGCAAAAGTTCAATTCAAGTGCCCTCTCGGTCATCGCCGATGCCACTGCAGAGCCGCCTTCAGCACGCAATTCAAGCCAGATACTGATCATCGTCGAGCGCAAGGAAGACTGGGCTTCCTATATTCCCAGCGAAGATATGTTGAGCGCTCGCGAATACCTTGAAGATTCGCATCAGTTCGAACAAGGCAAGCGTATTCAAGTGATCAACTTGTGCCGCAACTATAAATATCTCGGTCATGGTTATTATTGTTCGTTGCTGGCCGAAGCTCGCGGCCATAAAGTGATTCCCTCGGTGCGCACCCTGAGCGAACTGGCGAAGAAATCGCTCTACGGGCTGGCCCTGGACGACCTGGAAAAGTCCCTGGAAAAAGCCCTCGCCCAGCATCCCTGCGCCAGCACCGACGGCTTCACCCTCAGTCTGTACTTCGGCCGTACTGACCTGGAGCCGCTGCAGGAGATCGCCCGCCAGCTGTTCGAGGCCTTCCCCTGCCCCATCCTGCTGGTGGATTTTCGCCGTACCGATGCCTGGCACATCGCGGGCATCCGCGCCGGCGCCCTGCACAAGCTGCGGGGCAGCCAGGAAGACGCCTTCGCCGATGCCCTTGACGGCTTCAGCCGGCGCATCTGGCGCCAACCCAACTCGCGGCGCCTGGCGCGCTATGACATGGCGATCCTGCACAACCCGGCGGAAACCCTGCCGCCGTCCAACGCCCTCGCGCTGGAGAACTTCATCCGCGTCGGCGGCAAGCTGGGCATCGACATCGAGCTGATCGAGAAGAAGGACTACGCCCGCCTGGCCGAGTACGACGCCCTGCTGATCCGAGAGACCACCCACGTCGACGACCACACCTACCGCTTCGCCAAGAAGGCCGAGAGCGAGGGGCTGATCGTGATGGACGATCCCACCTCGATCCTGCGCTGCACCAACAAGGTCTACCTCACCGACCTGCTGCGCAGCCACGGCCTGGGCATGCCGGATACGGAAATCCTCTACAAGGACAACCCGCAGGAACTGGAGCGCGTCGGGCAGCGCCTGGGCTTTCCGCTGGTGCTGAAGATCCCCGACGGCTGCTTCTCCCGCGGCGTGTACAAGGTGGAGAACGTCCAGCAGCTGCACAGCGTCAGCACGGAACTGTTCGAGCACTCGGTGCTGCTGCTCGCCCAGGAGTTTCTCTACACCGACTACGACTGGCGCATCGGCATCCTCAACCGCAAGCCGATCTATGCCTGCCAGTACTTCATGTCGCGCGGGCACTGGCAGATCGTCAATCACAAGGCCGGCGGCGAGGTGATCGGCGAATGCCGCACGCTGCCGGTGCAGGACGCGCCGCGCGCGGTGGTGGAGTTGGCGCAGAAGACCGCCAGCCTGATCGGAGACGGCCTCTACGGGGTGGACCTCAAGGAGGTCGGCGGCGAGGTGGTGGTGATCGAAGTGAACGACAACCCCAACCTCGACGCCGGCATCGAGGACGCCTGCCTCAGGGACGATCTCTACCGCCAGGTGCTGGAAGAGTTCATCCGCCGCCTGGAGCTCAAGCGGCGCGGCCAGGCGCGCTGA
- a CDS encoding GNAT family N-acetyltransferase: MTLLSINFWKCPGSLRKFYGESMSLLYRLATQADLPRLRQLEECTFEQDRLSVRSFRRLIGAASAELVVADGEGELLGYALLLYRQGSSVARLYSLAISSQARGQGLGSGLLEQVERRAASRGCAVLRLEVRVDNAVAIGLYERRGYRRFGRTAGYYADGADAWRYEKPLI, encoded by the coding sequence GTGACTCTATTAAGCATCAACTTCTGGAAATGTCCCGGTTCATTACGAAAGTTTTACGGAGAGTCCATGTCGCTATTATATCGCCTTGCCACACAGGCCGATTTGCCAAGGTTGCGGCAACTGGAAGAATGCACGTTCGAGCAGGACCGCCTGAGCGTGCGCAGCTTCCGCCGGTTGATCGGCGCAGCGAGCGCAGAACTGGTGGTCGCCGACGGAGAGGGTGAGCTGCTGGGCTATGCCTTGCTGCTGTATCGGCAGGGCTCAAGCGTGGCGCGTCTGTATTCCCTGGCAATTTCCTCGCAGGCGCGCGGGCAGGGCCTGGGCAGCGGGTTGCTGGAGCAGGTGGAGCGGCGTGCCGCGAGCCGTGGCTGCGCCGTATTGCGGCTCGAGGTACGGGTCGACAACGCCGTTGCCATCGGTCTTTACGAGCGGCGCGGGTATCGGCGTTTCGGGCGCACGGCGGGTTATTACGCTGATGGCGCCGATGCCTGGCGCTACGAGAAGCCGTTGATCTGA
- a CDS encoding metalloregulator ArsR/SmtB family transcription factor — protein MTATTLDPADAQRLHQSAESACQLLKALANADRLMLLCQLAQGEMNVGELEACTGIAQPTLSQQLAVLRREALVETRREGKQVYYRIASQQALAVIETLYRLFCAEDAK, from the coding sequence ATGACCGCTACCACGCTCGACCCCGCCGACGCCCAGCGTCTGCACCAGTCCGCCGAATCCGCCTGCCAGTTGCTCAAGGCCCTGGCCAATGCGGATCGCCTGATGCTGCTCTGCCAACTGGCCCAGGGCGAAATGAACGTCGGGGAGCTGGAAGCCTGCACCGGCATCGCCCAGCCGACCTTGTCGCAACAACTGGCGGTGCTGCGCCGCGAGGCGCTGGTGGAAACCCGTCGCGAGGGCAAGCAGGTCTACTACCGCATCGCCAGCCAGCAGGCACTGGCGGTGATCGAGACCCTGTATCGGCTGTTCTGCGCGGAGGACGCGAAGTGA
- a CDS encoding YeeE/YedE thiosulfate transporter family protein: protein MIDWSNFTPWSALAGGALIGLSAGLFAVLDGRIAGISGLLGGLFKRAAWGGEGPLFLLGLLVAPLLWAVLRPLPEIRFEAGWTTLLLAGLLVGVGSRFGSGCTSGHGVCGLSRLSGRSLVATLCFMATGFITVFVLRHLLGA from the coding sequence GTGATCGACTGGAGCAACTTCACACCCTGGAGTGCCCTGGCCGGGGGCGCGCTGATCGGACTGTCGGCGGGGCTCTTCGCCGTGCTCGACGGGCGCATCGCCGGTATCAGCGGTCTGCTCGGAGGCCTGTTCAAACGCGCCGCGTGGGGCGGCGAGGGGCCGCTGTTCCTGCTTGGCCTGCTGGTGGCGCCCCTGCTGTGGGCGGTGCTGCGGCCGCTGCCGGAGATCCGTTTCGAGGCGGGTTGGACGACCCTGCTGCTGGCTGGGCTGCTGGTCGGGGTCGGCAGCCGTTTCGGTTCCGGCTGCACCAGCGGGCACGGCGTCTGCGGCCTGTCGCGGCTGTCCGGCCGTTCCCTGGTGGCGACGCTGTGTTTCATGGCCACCGGCTTCATCACCGTATTCGTCCTGCGTCACCTGCTGGGAGCCTGA
- a CDS encoding DUF6691 family protein translates to MGKIVAFLAGLLFGIGLLLAGMANPAKVLGFLDLAGHWDPSLALVMVAAIGTALPFFAWARRHDRALLGGAMQLPRRRDLDGQLVGGSLLFGVGWGIAGICPGPALVTFAAGYWQGALFCLAMLVGMGLHAGYEWQRDAKRRPA, encoded by the coding sequence ATGGGCAAGATCGTCGCGTTTCTGGCCGGACTGCTGTTCGGCATCGGCCTGCTGCTGGCGGGCATGGCAAACCCGGCGAAGGTGCTGGGCTTCCTCGATCTCGCCGGACACTGGGACCCGTCGCTGGCGCTGGTGATGGTCGCCGCCATCGGCACGGCGTTGCCGTTCTTCGCCTGGGCGCGGCGGCATGATCGGGCGCTGCTGGGCGGCGCCATGCAGTTACCCAGGCGTCGCGACCTGGATGGCCAACTGGTCGGCGGCAGCCTGTTGTTCGGCGTGGGCTGGGGCATCGCCGGCATCTGCCCGGGGCCGGCCCTGGTGACCTTCGCCGCCGGCTACTGGCAGGGCGCGCTGTTCTGCCTGGCCATGCTGGTGGGCATGGGGCTGCATGCCGGCTACGAATGGCAACGTGACGCGAAGAGGAGACCCGCATGA
- a CDS encoding MBL fold metallo-hydrolase, with protein sequence MSATIQPFFDPATSTYSYVVADSGTGRCAIIDPVLDYDAAAGRIGYANARSIRDYVREQGLTLEWLLETHLHADHLSASAWLKGELGGRMAIGSNTSQVQRTFAGLLNLGVEFPCDGSQFDHLFSDGERFFIGELEAEALHTPGHTPACMTYRIGDAAFVGDTLFMPDYGTARCDFPGGDARQLYRSIQRLFALPADTRLFMCHDYLSAHREEHEHQTTVARQRQNNVHVHDGVDEESFVSMRQQRDATLHAPALIWPSIQVNMRGGALPEAEANGVRYLRIPLDRM encoded by the coding sequence ATGAGCGCCACTATCCAACCTTTCTTCGATCCTGCGACGTCCACCTACAGCTATGTGGTGGCCGACTCCGGCACCGGGCGCTGCGCCATCATCGACCCGGTGCTCGACTACGACGCCGCCGCCGGGCGCATCGGCTACGCCAATGCCCGGAGCATCCGCGACTACGTGCGCGAACAGGGCCTGACGCTGGAGTGGCTGCTGGAGACCCACCTGCACGCCGATCACCTGTCCGCCTCGGCCTGGCTCAAGGGCGAACTGGGCGGCCGGATGGCCATCGGCTCCAACACCTCCCAGGTGCAGCGAACCTTCGCCGGGCTGCTCAACCTGGGCGTGGAGTTTCCCTGCGACGGCAGCCAGTTCGATCACCTGTTCAGCGATGGCGAACGCTTCTTCATCGGCGAACTGGAGGCCGAGGCGCTGCACACGCCGGGTCACACGCCGGCGTGCATGACCTATCGGATCGGCGATGCCGCCTTCGTCGGCGACACCCTGTTCATGCCCGACTACGGCACCGCCCGCTGCGATTTCCCCGGCGGCGATGCGCGCCAGTTGTACCGCTCCATCCAGCGGCTGTTCGCGTTGCCCGCCGACACCCGGCTGTTCATGTGCCACGACTACCTGTCGGCGCATCGGGAGGAGCATGAGCACCAGACCACCGTCGCACGGCAGCGCCAGAACAACGTGCACGTGCATGACGGCGTGGACGAGGAGAGCTTCGTCAGCATGCGCCAGCAGCGCGATGCGACGCTCCACGCGCCAGCGCTGATCTGGCCGTCGATCCAGGTGAACATGCGCGGTGGAGCTTTGCCGGAAGCGGAAGCCAACGGCGTGCGCTATCTGCGGATTCCGCTGGATCGGATGTAA
- the aceF gene encoding dihydrolipoyllysine-residue acetyltransferase — translation MSETIRVPDIGNGQGEVIELLVKVGDRVEAEQSLLTLESDKASMEIPCPRAGVVKAIKVKVGDTLKEGDDILELEAEGGAAETRAEEPVKPVAEEPKPAATAAPQPAPSGGGGVETIKVPDIGNGQGEIIELMVKVGDSIAADQSLLTLESDKASMEIPAPKAGVVKAIKVKVGDTLKEGDDILELETEGGASAASAPPASAPAPAEKPAAPAAATTPVSASGGVETIRVPDIGNGEGQVIELMIKVGDSIAADQSLLTLESDKASMEIPAPRAGVVKAIKVKIGDTLKEGDEILELEVAGSTAPAQAPAPSAEKPAAPQKAEPPRAPDVAPVGAPSRDGAKVHAGPAVRMVAREFGVELAQVKGTGPKGRILKEDVQLFVKEQLQRSKSAPAGATGGAGIPPIPEVDFSKFGDVEEVAMTRLMQVGAANLHRSWLNVPHVTQFESADITEAEAFRIAQKAAAEKAGTKLTILPILLKTCAHLLRELPDFNSSLAPSGKALIRKKYVHIGFAVDTPDGLLVPVIRDVDRKGLLQLAIEAAELAEKARTKKLSADAMQGACFTISSLGHIGGTGFTPIVNAPEVAILGVSKATMQPVWDGKAFQPRLMLPLSLSYDHRVINGAAAARFTRRLGELLGDIRSLLL, via the coding sequence GTGAGCGAGACTATTCGCGTACCCGACATCGGCAACGGCCAGGGTGAGGTCATCGAACTGCTGGTCAAGGTCGGCGACCGCGTGGAAGCCGAACAGAGCCTGCTGACCCTGGAGTCCGACAAGGCCAGCATGGAAATCCCCTGCCCCCGCGCCGGCGTGGTGAAAGCCATCAAGGTGAAGGTCGGCGACACTCTCAAGGAAGGCGATGACATCCTCGAACTGGAGGCCGAAGGCGGCGCCGCCGAGACCAGGGCCGAGGAACCGGTCAAGCCCGTGGCTGAAGAACCCAAGCCCGCTGCCACAGCGGCGCCGCAACCTGCCCCTTCGGGCGGTGGCGGCGTGGAAACCATCAAGGTGCCGGACATCGGCAACGGCCAAGGCGAGATCATCGAGCTGATGGTCAAGGTCGGCGACAGCATCGCCGCCGACCAGAGCCTGCTGACGCTGGAATCCGACAAGGCCAGCATGGAAATCCCCGCGCCGAAAGCCGGCGTGGTGAAAGCGATCAAGGTGAAGGTCGGCGACACCCTCAAGGAAGGCGACGACATCCTCGAACTGGAAACCGAAGGCGGCGCGTCGGCCGCCAGCGCACCACCCGCCTCCGCCCCGGCGCCGGCAGAAAAACCCGCCGCGCCCGCTGCCGCAACGACTCCGGTCTCCGCCAGTGGCGGCGTGGAAACCATCCGAGTGCCGGATATCGGCAATGGCGAAGGCCAGGTCATCGAACTGATGATCAAGGTCGGCGACAGCATCGCCGCCGACCAGAGCCTGCTGACGCTGGAGTCGGACAAAGCCAGCATGGAGATTCCCGCGCCCAGGGCCGGCGTGGTGAAGGCGATCAAGGTGAAGATCGGCGACACCCTCAAGGAAGGCGATGAAATCCTTGAGCTGGAAGTCGCCGGCAGCACCGCGCCAGCCCAGGCTCCAGCACCGAGCGCCGAGAAACCGGCCGCCCCGCAGAAAGCCGAGCCGCCCAGGGCGCCCGACGTTGCCCCGGTCGGAGCCCCCAGCCGCGACGGCGCCAAGGTCCACGCCGGCCCCGCCGTGCGTATGGTCGCCCGCGAGTTCGGCGTCGAACTGGCACAGGTGAAGGGCACCGGCCCGAAAGGCCGCATCCTCAAGGAAGACGTGCAATTGTTCGTCAAGGAACAGTTGCAGCGCAGCAAATCGGCCCCCGCTGGTGCTACCGGCGGCGCGGGCATTCCGCCAATTCCGGAAGTGGACTTCAGCAAGTTTGGCGACGTGGAAGAAGTCGCCATGACCCGCCTGATGCAGGTCGGCGCCGCCAACCTGCACCGCAGCTGGCTGAACGTGCCGCACGTGACCCAGTTCGAGTCGGCCGATATCACCGAAGCGGAAGCCTTCCGCATCGCGCAGAAGGCTGCAGCGGAAAAGGCGGGAACCAAACTGACCATCCTGCCGATCCTGCTGAAAACCTGTGCTCATCTGCTGCGCGAGCTGCCGGACTTCAACAGCTCGCTGGCCCCCAGCGGCAAGGCGCTGATCCGCAAGAAGTACGTGCACATCGGCTTCGCCGTGGACACGCCGGATGGCCTGCTGGTGCCGGTGATCCGCGATGTCGACCGCAAGGGCCTGCTGCAACTGGCCATCGAAGCCGCCGAACTGGCCGAGAAAGCGCGCACCAAGAAGCTCTCCGCCGACGCCATGCAGGGCGCCTGCTTCACCATCTCCAGCCTGGGGCATATCGGCGGCACCGGCTTCACGCCCATCGTCAACGCCCCGGAAGTGGCGATCCTCGGCGTGAGCAAGGCGACCATGCAGCCGGTCTGGGATGGCAAGGCCTTCCAGCCGAGGCTAATGCTGCCGCTGTCGCTGTCCTACGACCACCGGGTGATCAATGGCGCGGCGGCAGCGCGGTTTACCAGACGATTGGGCGAGTTGCTGGGGGATATTCGCAGTTTGTTGCTATAG